In Penaeus vannamei isolate JL-2024 chromosome 40, ASM4276789v1, whole genome shotgun sequence, the genomic stretch aaaagttattttccttatcattacttgTTAATATCATTTGCAAACGAATAACTTATTTGCTTATTATATTTCCGGAAATCCGGGAAGAGGAAGTGcagcagagactgagagagaggaagggaggctaaaaatagaataagaataaaaagagagaaaagagagtagaaagCATAAACAGCGACCTGGAAGGCAACGCCACTGAGGTTAGGGCTGAAGACGTCACATTGAAAAGTAAAAGTCTAGCAGACATCGCATGGAGTCCTTGCTACGCCAAGCATTTTGTTTCCGTTTACTTCCACTGTCATGTAGGATTTTCATAATTCATATTGATTTCAGACTAAGCTGAAGCCGCTCACGTGTAGCAAAGTGTTCCGCTGATTCTCTTGCCCTTGATCTTTATGAAACTGTATTAGAGTAGACACATGATTAAAGAAGTTATTTCTATCGTCATGGAGTTTTTCCTCTTGACCGCGTGTATCACCAATTTTGATAGGCGGGGATGTAGAGATTTTAGTAGAAGCAAAGTAGTGATCAATCAGCATTTCTGTATCAAATACCAGTTTTGCATAACTGACCATCAAAACTTCATTCTCATGGGGAGAAATTCTGCAGATCCATATTTTCTAAAAACATGCTAATTTCTATGGTAGCTGACATTTCACTTTTCATCATCAcatgttatcactgtcattcttatcgtcatcattaatgcGAAAAGGAAAGAAGTGAACTGGAAAAACAACCACGATACCTGGAATTGCCGCTGGGTTGGGATATCCCGTctggagaggcggagggggaggggaggggaggcggctgCAAGTTACTGTATATAAGCGACGTTGCGTCTTCCACTCTTCACATTTTACTGCTAAGCTCTAACCAACAATGAATGTGAGTAATTGTTCCAAAATGCACAATAGTATTTAGTTCGATCGTTTTAGAGGCAATTAAATATTCTTATCCTGTTGCGAAGTTGATTATAAATTAGACCATTTTATTTCAATTACGATAAATCAATAGGCAACATGATGATTaagtcccttttctcctcttgcaGAGCATCAAAGCCGTGATTGTGTGCTGCCTCCTGGTGGCCGTCTCCGCCGGTGTAGACCGAAGGGGAGGTGGACGAGGATCCAACAGATTCCTTCCTGGAGGCTTCGGTGGCGTCCACGGAGGCGGTCTCCTCGGCGGCGGAATCCATGGTGGCGGTATCCATGGTGATGGAATCCACGGTGGTAGTGGTATTATCGGCGCTGGAATCTCCAACGGCCCAAGCGAGTGCAGGTATTGGTGCAAGACTCCGGAGGGTCAAGCCTACTGCTGCGAGACGGTGCACGAACCAGAGACACCTGTTGGTACCAAGCCACTCGACTGCCCACAAGTCCGTCCCACATGCCCACGTTTCCATGGGCCCCCCACAACCTGTTCCAACGACTACAAGTGTGCTGGCCTCGATAAGTGTTGCTTCGACAGGTGTCTGGGAGAACACGTGTGCAAGCCTCCCTCATTCTTCAACAACCACCTCCCATTTTAAAATTAATTAGAAATCATCGTTATCCGGTTGATAACGGAAGATAGGAAATctgtgatatttattttttaataaagcCTTAAATAGTTAtacttcccctttttttcattcgtCTAGATTATAATACCCAACTCTAACTTGATAAAAGTAGTCTGAAATATATGGATCTATAATAGTTTTAACAAATAGGGTAGGAAATACACGAAGGAACTATATAAGCCTAGTTTTCGTTGGACCAAGATCAGTGTACCTAATGCAGTTGTGAATAAGAGTTGATATTATTTATTCTTCGTTTTTAAAGGTTATTGTAAATATTGGGCCATAAGTTTCCGGATCATAACGGAAAATAAGAAAGCAGTGAATTGTAAATatcgttatatataaatataaatataaatatatatatatatatatatatatatatatatatatatatatatatatatatatgtaaacatatatatacatacatacacatggaaacatatatacatatatacatagatacatacatatatatacataccatatttatataagcacatataaacgtatgtatgtaatatCTCTTGCATTTATGTAACCCCTCCTTATAGATTATAATCCATTGAACACTGAATTGAAATACCTGGTTCTTAGCCAACCATAAAAGCCTAATTTATTGCATTTTAAATGGTTTAAAACACATAACATTAAAGGCACTGGTTTCTGTTAAGATTCCTTCGATGGAGAATTCCCATTTCCGATTTTCACCATCTTGAAAACGTTGAAAGAACTAGTTGAatacacaaatgtttatatacgcatatataattgTGTCCATGTACATATTTAGGAAACAAGGGGAGAAATTACAAAGGTACAacaacaggggaagggaggagagccaCGAGGTAAATGAACAGGGAAAAAACTGGGATTTATAAGGAGTCATAGTGACGTCATCAAGTTTGTGGTCAATGACGTCACAGAATAAAGAACGGGTTTTCGCGTAGTGTTGCCATCTCCAGCAAtctatccctttttttctaattcattcaCTTCAGTTGACGCGCAGTGCTTGATTACATTGATTTTAAGCAAGAAAATATATGGCTATCACACCACTCTATGAATGCGAATTCACTTCTCGCTTAGTTAATTCGAGGATTTATTTTTATAGtatcattttatttgtatttcattttgtgAAGTCCAAGCTTTAAAGCCTGAATCTGTTTCTGACGCAATACTGTGTAGGGGAATACGAATCTGTTGCAGCGACACATGTTAAACCAGATATAGAGCTTATACAGATACTGGTCAGTGTGACGTCACTGAGTTTGGAAAATACCTAGCAACCCTTCCTTGCACACTTCCCTCtgcctgtcttccttcctttatccattCTGCCTGTAAACTGCTTCTTCCATCATTCCGTCCATCCATCCCTAACACCTCCCACGCCATTTGcacctttctccatttccctcccctatctccttcctttttctttgtacactctttcctccctcctatgcCCCATATTCCCTACCTCCTTTCATTCTGTTTgtgttctcttccctccctctttccatcctgcTTAGACCTTGCCCTGgctttaccctccttccttcttccatcctgcgtgctctctccctcttcctcccatccttccttgtTCCTTACAccctcgtcctccctttctcaccccccccccccccgtgattgAATGAGGCGACTATTTTGGTAGGATGGAATGAAGCGATTTCGACAGACGGAATAGGTAGACTGATAATCATTCATTCTTTGTCAAATGTCATTTTTGCATAGCAGACCTGTATTTTCTAATTAAATACTGAGCTTCATTCTagctgattttttctttcttccttttctttctttgtggctGTCACTTTCATCTtcgtcatcaaaaaaaaaaaaaaaaaaaaaaaaaaggaaagaggaattcAAAGTATTTCGCAACAAGCGAACTGGAAAATCAAACCCAATATATAGAAATTCACGCCGCTGGCTTTGGATATCCCGTCTggcgaggcggagggggaggggagggggagggaggcggccgCCAGTTCCTGTATATAAGCGACGTTGCGTCTTCCACTCTCCATATTTTACCGCAAACCTCTATCCAACAATGAATGTGAGTGCTGGTTGCAAGATGTTCGACCGTTTTAAAATACATTTTGATGTCCATATTCTGTTGCAAACTTGATTCATTATAAAACTCGTATCACCTTATGTAAACAACAATATGCTAGTATGACCATGATAGATAATTCCCTTATCTCTTCTTGCAGAGCATCAAAGCCGTGATTGTGTGCTGCCTCCTGGTGGCCGTCTCCGCCGGTGTAGACCGAAGGGGAGGTGGACGAGGATCCAACAGATTCCTTCCTGGAGGCTTCGGTGGCGTCCACGGAGGCGGTCTCCTCGGCGGCGGAATCCATGGTGGAGGAATCCATGGTGGTGGATTCCATGGTGATAGTGGTATTATCGGCGCTGGAATCTCCAATGGCCCAAGCGAGTGCAGGTATTGGTGCAAGACTCCGGAGGGTCAAGCCTACTGCTGCGAGTCGGTGCACGAACCAGAGACACCTGTTGGCACCAAGCCACTCGACTGCCCACAAGTCCGTCCCACATGCCCACGTTTCCATGGGCCCCCCACAACCTGTTCCAACGACTACAAGTGTGCTGGCCTCGATAAGTGTTGCTTCGACAGGTGTTTGGGAGAACACGTGTGCAAGCCTCCCTCATTCTTCAATAACCATTTCCCCTTCTAAAGATGCTTATCGTAAATAAGGAGCCATCGGTTTTCCGGTTGATAAAGGAAGATCAGAAATCTGTGAtctgtagatatatttttataataaactgttacatatttatatttccttGCATTTGTTTAATCCTTGCATCTAGATTACAATGAAACTGAACTTAGATATAAAGTACATTTATCTCAAGCAGTCAAACAAACCCATTTATCGTATTGTGGGTGGCATTAAACATGATGTTAGACTGATATTTATGCAGATTCCTTGGATTAAAACTTTCCTTTTTCTAGTTATCACTGTTTTCAAATTTATGAAAGGTCATATGAAAATACGTGTTTACATATTCGCATAGAcgtacgcatatgtatatttacatatgcgtacatatatgtacgtgtatgtacgtacgtgtacatgcatatacgtatgtatggttgtatCTTAATTCGGCTAAGAACACGTCAAAATTCCTAAATCAGTTTCTGAATAAATACTGTGTCGGAGAAAATGAACTTGTGCAGAAACGAATGCTAAAGCTGACACGGGTCAAAGTTTTAAAGGAACTGATAAGTGTGACGTCACTGACTCTGTAATATACTCATCAACCcttccttgctccttccctcct encodes the following:
- the LOC113801823 gene encoding uncharacterized protein isoform X1 — encoded protein: MNSIKAVIVCCLLVAVSAGVDRRGGGRGSNRFLPGGFGGVHGGGLLGGGIHGGGIHGDGIHGGSGIIGAGISNGPSECRYWCKTPEGQAYCCETVHEPETPVGTKPLDCPQVRPTCPRFHGPPTTCSNDYKCAGLDKCCFDRCLGEHVCKPPSFFNNHLPF
- the LOC113801823 gene encoding uncharacterized protein isoform X2 encodes the protein MNSIKAVIVCCLLVAVSAGVDRRGGGRGSNRFLPGGFGGVHGGGLLGGGIHGGGIHGDGIHGGSGIIGAGISNGPSECRYWCKTPEGQAYCCETVHEPETPVGTKPLDCPQVRPTCPRFHGPPTTCSNDYKCAGLDKCCFDRCLGEHVCKPPSFFNNHLPF
- the LOC138860211 gene encoding uncharacterized protein; translated protein: MNSIKAVIVCCLLVAVSAGVDRRGGGRGSNRFLPGGFGGVHGGGLLGGGIHGGGIHGGGFHGDSGIIGAGISNGPSECRYWCKTPEGQAYCCESVHEPETPVGTKPLDCPQVRPTCPRFHGPPTTCSNDYKCAGLDKCCFDRCLGEHVCKPPSFFNNHFPF